From one Salvelinus alpinus chromosome 14, SLU_Salpinus.1, whole genome shotgun sequence genomic stretch:
- the LOC139538437 gene encoding death-associated protein-like 1 homolog has translation MVQLSKSEMRESLELKAGHPPAVKAGGKRVAKKSYEESHATHHVNPEREHKVPKPRSAATSSRMQLVSVLMSGTLDKLGHDFPETPVSVKHSRLRPALEKAHSPAFKSTFCIQQPKKF, from the exons ATGGTTCAGCTATCTAAATCTGAAATGAGAGAGAGTCTTGAATTGAAGGCTGGCCatcctccagcag TGAAGGCTGGGGGGAAACGAGTGGCCAAGAAGAGCTATGAGGAGAGTCATGCCACCCACCATGTGAACCCAGAGAGGGAACACAAGGTTCCCAAACccag ATCTGCAGCCACCTCCAGCCGAATGCAGCTAGTCAGTGTCTTGATGTCAGGAACACTTGACAAG TTGGGACATGACTTCCCAGAGACCCCAGTAAGTGTGAAACACAGCAGACTCAGACCTGCTTTGGAGAAGGCACACTCGCCAGCTTTCAAGTCTACCTTCTGCATCCAGCAACCAAAAAAGTTCTGA